Below is a genomic region from Castanea sativa cultivar Marrone di Chiusa Pesio chromosome 2, ASM4071231v1.
CAACATAGAATCGAGAGCTTTTGAATTTATCATGAGTTTCTGCTTCGGACTGGTTTGTGCGTTTCGTGTTTTTGCTCATTCATAGTGTGGAGATTAGCCTTTTGCGGACGAAGACAGAGAGATCAGCCTTTTTCTCGAGGTTGGTTTCCCATTAAAACTTCCATGTGTTATGTATTGGTATGAAGTTTGATTGTGATGATAGCGCATATGAATTTTACAAAGAATATGCCCAACGGATTGGCTTTAGTGTAAGGAAACAATTTGTAAAGCGAGCAAAGATGGGACAACTTAAAAGGAGAACATTTTGTTGCTCAAAAGAGGGTGAGCGAAGTGTTGACAAATGCCGAGAACAAGTATCTTTTTGCCGCCCAATTTCACAACTGGGTTGTTTAGCACAAATGACTTGTCAATCCTTCCAGGTTGAAGTTTGCTCTGGCAGTATTTGCATTGCGGGCTATGAGCAAATCAACATGGGAAAGAAAGGTTGACGTTTATAAGAAATGGGGTTTGTCTGAGAATgatatttttttggcatttggAAGGCATCCGTGGTGTATGATGGCATCTGAGGAGACGATTATGCGGGTAATGGATTTGCTTGTCAACAAGAGGGGTATGgattcttccctctttatcaaATGCCCAGGACTTGTTTCTTTGAGCTTGGAAAAGCGGTTGATTCCAAGGGGTTTTATTTTTCAAGGTTTGTTATCAAAAGGTTTGGTGAAGAAGGACTTCAATATATATCCTTTGTTTGAGTGTCCTGAAAGGACATTTGTGCAGAAGTATATTATGCCTCATAAGGAGGAAGCTTCTGAGCTGCAGAAGCTATACAAGGAAAAAATGgattctttaaaatgagaagAGAATAACCTTGTTGGATTACTTACTTTAGTTGTGCTCCAAGATGGCAATtaatccattttctttttacttgtaATATGAATTCTCTTTTATTTGTCTGACCATTGAAGCTTGAGTTCCAGAACGAGACACATAATTATCTGCTATGCTATTGTGATCTGTTATTGCTTTATTTATGGGAATAACTCTGCAACTAATTCTATTGCTGAACTTTTGTAactaaaaatatgaattatCTGTGGAGCTTCTGTCAGTGAATTTTtacttctttcattttttcccCCATAAAAAGGCATCTATCTCCTTGAACATGATCTTTTTATGCAATCGTATTACTTGATGGTGTTGTAATGTTGGTGCATGCAACTGCAAGACAGATTTTGCTTGTTTAATTTGGTTATACTGAGTTTATAACTACGGTGAAGTCTCAAGTCTTATATATTGTGTGCATTCCAAATTACCTAGCGGCATTCTGTATTAAATGTTTATGAGCaaattctctcaggatttacaGAGCTGGTacattgttttgattttagagCACTTACGGGGTGCCTATCTGGAATGCACTGCTTGTTCAGATGGCTACAAGAAAGAGCAGCACCAAGTGCATGGATTTCTTTTGTtatacagaagaaaaaaaaaagttttgcaaAAGTACCTGCTTTGTAAACTGTTTATCTTAATGCCTAGAGTCAAAACCATCTCAACCAAGTGGACAAATCCAGTAACCAGCTTTCTCGGGGTGAAAGTAAGTTGGGAGAGGGTTTTGAATTCATATTTGCAAATTACTCAATCTTTCAAGAGGTCTAGCTGGACCATGTTTTGCCATCACATACTTTGGCTTTTAATTGGACAGTTTTTAATTAAACTGTCTTACGCTTTTACTGGGAAATTGCTGCTAGGCAGGTTGTCAGTTGGCCCTTTTATAAGATATTAACCCCATCTTTTCTATACAGCTAAATTTTATTACGAGTGGAAAACTCTACACAGTTCAAACCCTTGTTGGAACACCTGCATAATGCAACTCAAGCATGCCAATCTGCCTGAAATAGTAATGAAAGAGCATGGGAGTCTTTGGTTGTGGCTGAAAACCTAGAGCTTGCAGAAGAGTCATTTTAAGGGCTTCAGTTTTATCCAAAGATTTCAGTATGACTGCTATGTTTGAGGGTAATGAAAACTTATTCAAGTTTGTGAATTGTTAAATAGGAAGTTCCCCATCTGCAGAATGTAAAACATGGATATTACAAAATTGGGAGCTGGTTAAGAGTGAAGTGCATATTGCAACAATTTCATAGTGATCACAGTGAACCCAAATCTGTTTGCATTTCCTTATTGTTACTTAAAAATCCCTTTGAATTCTTCATCCTCAACTTGCTTTAGCCCAAGTCTGACTGCAGCTAATAGAGAGAAATTTGTGCTAAATAAGTTAGCATATACAAAAACAGTGCTGTGATTTTTCTGAACTAATGATTAATAAGTGCTTACTTCTATTCAGACAATTGTTTAGAGGGAGAGATCCTTGGATACAACTGTTAAGAATTGTTTAAATCATGGATCCAAGTGCTTTATGTTTCCCTTGTTGTGTTAATCGATCCCATTGTTCCTTTAATTGCTCAGTCATGTCCAAGGGTGCAATCACTTTAGGCTAATGTTTGAATCctattctcttttcttttctttttttggcttgcTGGAGATATCCTATTCTAATTTATGTGATTGTTTACTTGGCCTAATTGTTCTGATTGTATTGCACGATCTTAGCTATCGTAAATGCTGACATTTTGGATCCTCAATTTCTTCTCATAATTGaactttaatttttaacaatgtAATGACCAACTAACTATTGATATCTCTATTGTGtacaatttttttggaaatttgtttACATAGAgtatatataattgtttatattatttaaaaattgtgtacactgattgtaaaaaattgtatacattCTTTGAAAGCTTATGCACATTGAATGTaacattctttgaaaaattgtataCCTTGAAtgtatataattgaaaatttgtataaattgaatatgcaaaattttgtacattctttaaaaaattttgtagttaaatatGCATAATTGTgtacaatttttgaaaaattgtatacATCAAATATACAAACTCAtgtaatatttttgaaaaattatgtataataaaTGTACCAAATTGTGAATATTCGttgaaaaattatatgcaatgaatgtaagaaatttaaaacttgtgtacagttcttgaaaaaaaatgtatacgTTGAATGTACAACATTATGTATATGCAAGAATGtatgaaatttaaaacttgTGTACAGTCTTTGAGAAAATGTGTATATTGAATATATAattgtagatgctcattttttagaaGCCCATTAGGAGGAAAAGCCCAAAGACATGGGCAGAAGAGAGTGGGATGAAAATGCCATTAAGCCCAAGTGGTAGGAATAATAGATCATGGGTCCGTAAAGCAAACAAATGAACCCTGAAGTagtaaatgggcctaagaaagcccgaaagaaagaaatagcaaaccCATGAGCAGTATGGacgtagaaaagtgagaatgggtcacGGTTGTCACAGAAGACCcaaagcaatgtaagtaaagagagtaaggggtaatggagaatccatgagccccaaggatgaagtaTGAGGCACTTGGGCTAGGGAAGTCCAAGAAGTTAGTGAAAGCCCATGAGAAGCATAGAATTGGAAAGGGCCGAGGATGCCTCAAGAAAGTAAACGGGCCAAGGATGCCAAAGGAGAGTAGGTGGGACGAGGGAGCCCGCAAGTAGTAAAgggcccaatgagtttattgggccTTCAAAGAAGGAATGAATGGAAAAGCCCGAAGAGGCCCAGTAGACTTGGGTCGCGCAAACTTCACAGCAGGCATAACAGAATGATGTGGCAGGAAGCAAATAACAAGGCTGAGAATAAAGCATGAAAAGCCCATGATCGGGCAAAACCCAGCCCGTAAAGAAGCAGGTCATAAATGAGAAGTCAGGGAAAGCAGGCCACGCTATAAGAAGTCAAAGACGAATGGCAAAATAGGCAGAGGTACCTTCAGACCGCGGCAAACACATGAGCAGCAGACAGAATTTGGACGAGCATGGAGGTAAGGGCCGTGCAAGGCCTAGACACCACCAGCTTGTACtcagccaatacaggaaatggtgggtcatgggtcaaaggtaagagggcatggtctggcgatggggagggggaaaaaccCATTTTCGTGTTTCCTGCTTAAGCTCTTATGGAGGCAAtatcctgctgggatgacatatcacccaaaagaggtaaagctgagttggaaccactaggtgcatgccatgagggatggaGAGAAGGAAAGTACTTACACTGTGACAGGTAGGAATGCCACAAcaggcaaacaaacaaaagagccTTCTTTGTCTGGTGAGGTGGGATGGCACGGCCAGCGCAAGTAAGTGGTGCTGGCTGGGTAACTGGCCAGTCAGTAATGGTCGGCAAGGACACCCGCACCAGACAAAAACGATTAAgagctaaaatggtaaaagcccGCCACGACTGGCACTATATAAGGAGCCTTTGTTGTGCACGGCAGGAGGAACGACAACCTCTGAGGGTAAAATCACTAGAATTAAAAAGGAAGTAAGAGTAAAAAACTAAGGGAAAAGAGAGACAGAATTAGAGAAAATAGAAAGGAGAGTAAAAACGAAGAGAACAAAAGGAAAGAACTAAGGAATAGAGAGAAGAGtaataaaaatagagagagcaaAGTGGTAAGCATGCACCGAATGGGTCAATCTCCATTTCCCTTTCCAACCCATGTTCTCTAGTAACTAAACACAAGTCATTCAGACTCGCCCCTTCAAAGTAGTTAATTTCTCCTTCATAGAGGTTAATCGCGTTGAAAAGGTGAttccccttcttgacttagaTTTGACAACGCAACTTGATGCGGCAGAttgatatttatttcttttaataagcttaTTGTTGTTCATTCAATACCTACCCTCTTGTTGTTATTTCATAAAACGGGCATTCTTTATCAAAGCCCATTATTCACTTTTGTCTGAATCGTAAAGGAATTTTCATTATTGTATATGCCTGCCATAGTTAATGTAATAATTCTGTCTGCCATGGGTATGTGATTAAAGCCTGATTAACAGGGGCATCGTTTGCGCACAAACTGGACCAAGGAGAGTTGCTCTTCAACCGGTCCCAACTCCTTGATCTAGAAATCTTTGGGCCTAGTGTAGCAGCAAGCGACCTagcccaacatttgcaaaaaagacCCACACaataatattgaattttttttgtaaattcttTGAACTATTATATAtgttgaaaaaacaaaatgatgtaaattatttgaaaatttgagtacttaaaatgtatagaattgtgtatatttttttaaaaatcatgtgaatttattaaataaaattgtgtacattgaatttgtaagtgcacaattgcacctggacccaaaaacaactacgggctcaggcccaatgagccttaaacaatgaaatttgtagagtgtgggcttgaaacttaggttagaagtactgagaacttgatgacagactaaaagttacaaacacttgtaaacaataaacgataattgcaaatagacctcctcgggtgtgagccgaggactacttctatgttatttctctttctttctttaaaggttacaattcttaatttctttcttagttccCGACCTCCTTTTccctttggccttcaccccccttaaatacttccttccctgatgcttttttggacagtgactagaagtttcagccctactgttcaggggtcccttccccattaatgcggccagggaggtagatgcagagcctttaatgcggaggtggcagcctttgcacttgatattttctcCAGCACTGGTACATCTAGAAGGTTTAGGGtatccccttttaaccattagtctttccagagttataccttgaccttcataatgaagttttgagttctcttggatttaTCCGCGGAGAAGCTCGttctcggctgtatcctcggatcctcggcatatgggccaattcatagagtttaattctggagtaggtcggccctccatgttacagtcCAAAgacccatatgcccacttgagTCCTTTCACCCCCACAGAATTTATgtaattgtatatatttttgaaaaattgtgcctattgattgtaattgtgtacattatatTAAATACTGTGTACATAGTATTTatagaattgaaaaattatatatattgaatatattGAATTGTACACATTCTTTaaagttttttgtaaattgaatatatagaattatacacattatttgaaaatttaagtaaGTTTAATGTACtatattatgtatattttttgaaaaattgtgtacattgaacATACTGATTTgcgtatattttttttttaaattgtgttaatttaatatacaaaactgaaaatttgagttttttttttttgaattttttttttaaaaatggttaaTTACACCTTCTAAGTTTAACTTGTCTTcaattttgtcctttttttttagttttttttttcccacttttaaaagtctaaattttttttttttgagaatcagtctaaaaaatcaattgattatAAAATAACATAACAAATTGTACAAATAGtacaaatagaaaaagaattacagaattcattcaaattaaatattgggTGTTCTTTGCATAGGTCACAAACGACGTCTGTTCTGCGTGTTCTTTGTCAAAAAACCATAGACCTCTTTTCAATTCCTCAAGGGGGTTTTAGTTAAAATCCCTTCCCAGCTCcattttttttcagtttttctaCTACTTGTGGAGTTCAAAAATTCAGTCAGGCACAGAAGTCATTGCCTCTACACAATTAAACAGGTGCGTTTTTCAATACCCATGTTTAATTGTCTCTGCAAAACCATTCTAAATGGTGAGAAACACATTAATAGTAGATCTCCAACACTAATTCACAAACTGGGTTTTCTTCAAAACCCATCTTTATCTTTGAAATACTACGTCTCCAGCACTTCAAATCAGCAACCATTTGCTGTCTCTTACCTCATAAACTCACTTGGGTTCACACCAGAAGCTGCTTTTTCAGCTTCCAAATATGTTCATTTCGAAATCTCTGAAAAAGCAGATGCTGTGGTTAAATTTTTGAAGAACCGTGGGTTCTCTCAAACCCAGATCTCGAATCTTGTTAGAAGACGCCCAGGAGTGCTCACATGTAATCCTGAGAAAACCCTTTTGCCCAAAATGGAGTTCTTTTCCTCTAAAGGGATTCCTAGTCCTGACCTCGCAAAAATGTTTACTGTGTTCCCTGATCTTTTTAAAAGAAGCTTAGAGAAACAAATTATCCCTTCCTTTGATTTGTTTAAAAGTTTGCTTCAGTCTGAGGATAAGACTCTTCAAGCTATACAACGATGTCCGGGTATGTTTACATATTATCTTGAAACTTATGTGGTGCCCAATATTAATACATTGAGAGAGAGTGGAGTTCCGGAGTCGATTGTCATTTCTATACTTCAAAAACAGCCAAGATCATTCAGGGTTAATCCTGTTCAGTTTAGAGAGGCTGTGGAGGAAGTAAAAGAAATGGGATTTAATCCTTCAACGATGAAGTTTGCCAAGGCAGTACATGCTGTGCGGTCAATGAGCAAATCGACATGGGAAAGGAAGCTCAATGTTTATAAGAAATGGGGTTGGACTGAGGATGAGGTTTCTATGGCATTTAGAAATCATCCATGGTGTATGACGGTGTCTGAGGAAAAGCTTATGAGGGTAATGGATTTTCTTGTCAACAAGATGGGTATGGAGTCTTCCCTCATTCAGAAACGCTCAATACTTGTTTCTTTGAGCTTGGAAAAGAGATTGATTCCTAGGGGTTTGGTTCTTCAAGTTTTGCTATCAAAAGGTTTGGTGAAGAAGAATTTTAAAATGCATGCGTATTTTGAGTGCCCTGAAAAGACGTTTTTGCAGAAGTTTGTTATGTTTCATGAGGAGGAGGCTTCTGAGCTGTTGAAGCTATACAAGGGATCATTGGATTCTTCAAAATAAGAAGAGAATAACCTTGTTAAATTACTTGCTTTAGTTGAGCTCCAAGATTGCAATTAGcccatattaattttttttggtaatttgagttatcttttatttgtttgaacGTTCTAGCTTGAGTTCCAAAATGCATAATCATCTGCTAGGCTATTGTGATCTGTTCTTGCTTAATAAATGGGCATAATTCAGCAAATGGTTCCATGGCtgaaattttgtaactaaaatataatttatctGTGGAAATTCTGTCACAGAAATTTAATTCCTTTCATTTTGTTGCTATAAAAAAGACACCTAGCTCCCTGATACATGCTCTTTGTATGCAATTGTATTACTGGATGGTGTTGTGATGTTGGTGCATGCAATTTTGAGACTGATATTGCTTGTTCAAGTTGGTTACACTGAGTATATATTAAAACTATGGTGAAGTCTCATAATTTGTGTGCATTCCAAGATACCTAACAATTTTCTGTTTAACTTGTTTGTGAGCAAATTCTCTCAGTATTTGCAgaatttttatgttgttttgatttgcagagCTCTCATATGGCGCCTATCTGGAATGCTCTGCATGTTCAGATGGCTACAAGAAAGAGCAGCACAAAGTATATGGATTTCTTTTGCTCTACAGAatttaacaaaatgcaaaagTTCTTGCTATATAAGCTGTTTATCTTAATGGCTTGAGTCAAATTCATGTCAACCAAGTGGACAAATCCTGCAACCAGCTTTCTTGTGGTGAAAGTAAGTTAGGATAGTGTTTTGAATTCGTGTTTGCAAGTCACTAAACCTATCACGAGGCCTAGTTGGACCATGTTTTACCATCACACCTTACTTTGACTTTTGATTGGACAATTGTTATTTTAACTCTACCAGAATTTAAGTGGCTAGGCAAGTTGACATTTGCCCTTTATTTCAACCCTATCTTTTATATAcaagtaaattttattataactgAAAAATTGTGCACAATTGAGATCTTTGGAACCAAACTTAttgttttatttgaaaatgGACCTGCATAATGAACGAGTATTGTATGAAATGAACGAGTATTGGAGTCTTTGGTTGTGGTCGAGAAGCCACAGCTCAGAAAAGAGACTCATTTTAAGGGCTTTGGTACTCATTCTTGTTCAAGTTCAGGAACTGTCATTTAGAAGGTCCTCCCATCTGTAGAATATATACAGATAAAACTTGGATGTTACAAAAGTGGGACCTGGTTAAAAGGGAAGTGCATAGTGCAGCAATTGCATAATGATCACACAGTGACCTAAtttgtttgcattttttatttgttagttacatttttcatcctcAAACTTGCTTTGTTCCAAGTTCAAGTCCAGTTATGAGAGAAAGTGCGTGTGCGTGCAAAGGGGGGAGGGGTGGGTTGTTGAGGAGCTGGGGAATTTTTTGGCTAGAGTAAAGACTTACTGCTGTTAATGCAATGTGTGACATGAGTTGTTTAGGTGAAAACAGAAAGGTGTATTACAAGTTGTTCAGATATGAATTTGTGATAAATAATTTagcaaatacaaaaacagtgtcaTGTGTTCTTGAGCAAGTGACATATATCATGCTGagttgttttaaaataaataaagtgctTTCTTGTATTCAGACAATTGTTAAGAGGAAAAGAGACTTGGATGCATCTGTTATAATTGTTTACATCATGGATGTAAGTGCtttgtgtttttcttattgtttacaCATTGTTCTTGAACTTCATTCAGTCATGCGTAAGGCTGCAACTAATTTAGGCTAAAGTTTAAATCCTTTGCTGTTTTGTCTAGAGACATCCGATTCTATTTTATGTGATTGTGTTGCATGATCCCAGCTATTGTAATTGCTTACATCATGGATCCTCAATTGTTTCTTCTCATGATCGATCTTTCATTTTAACAAGATGAACTGATTATTGCTATCTTGAATACTACCCTGTAACTAATTTTTTGTGGTTACTCTTGTAGAGGCTCAGTGGTCTATTGGTCTTGGTATCAAAGTATTGTTTGTTCAATTTGGCTGtctgttttttatttgtaagttaCACTCATATTCAGTGGGTCACAGCCTCATCTTTTGCCTTACTCTTGTTAGGTAAGGAGGGGCCATTTGAGCTAAATTATTGTATTCTGCTCCAATTTTACATGGAAGCTGCTGTGAGTCGTATATGGCGTACAATTCATTTTCTAAAACCCagcattttgttaaaaattgttTGCCCATGTTTGTGAGTGAATTCTCTTAGAAGTGTAAAATCTACTTCGATTTATGGAGCTTCCATATGGTGCTAGTTGGGATGGATAGATGTTCCTTGATATTGCGGTTATTTTGGATTGTTATGTGGGATTCATCCCTTTGTGTGTGAACggattcattttctttttcattgctGGGTTAAGGGAGGTGGAGAAATGCAGGTAACGCTCTCATGTGCATACATTTTATTAGCTTTCCCTATTAAATATTTCATGTTATGCATGggaaaatgtaatataattattataaaagaatataatgtaaaatttatagGTTAAATAGTGATTATATAaaactaatataataaaaaatagtgaatgCAAAATACGTTATATGTTTCATTACATAAaacttatataaatatatatatatatatatcttttgcttGAAGGTATAATCAACCTTAtgtaattcatttaaaaataatgacaTTAAAACAAATGAGTAACTATTCAAAAGATTACATTTGTATAttcatatatttcaattttagaAAGACTTTCACTTAAATTAGCCAGACTAAAGTGAATCGAAATGTTATGTTAACGTGACTCAATAAGAGTGAAATAATTATAAATGTTATGTTTAAGATTTTAATATTACAagtttaagatatatatatatatatatttaacaaatttgaatttagaatATGTGCTCTCATTCCAAACCCATCTTCTCCCATTATGCAAGCGCACAAAAATGGATTGAAGAAACTAAATGGACTtaagtggaccaaataggaccaaagtgaaTATAATAGGACTTGAGTGAATAGGACTAAAGTGAATAGAATAAGACTTAAGTTGACCAAATTGgatcaaagtggactgaataagaccaaagtggATAGAATGGATTGAAGTGGGCTAGATAAGAGCGAATGAATAGAATATGACCAAATTTGAACGATTAGAGCCAAAGTTGACCGAATAGGTGTGAATAAGACCAAACTGGATCAAATAGGACCAAAGTTGACTTGATTGGACTAAAGTTGACCGAATTAAACCGAATAggactgaataagaccaaagtggacagaatggactgaataggacgAAAGTGAATAGAATGaaccgaatagaaccaaagtggaccgaagtGGATTGAATAGTACTGAATAAGACCAAAATGGACAGAATTAGactaaagtggaccgaataagactaAAGTGGACAGATGGACCGAATAGaatcaaagtggaccaaattggaccgaagtgCATAAAATAggaccgaataagaccaaaATAAACAGAATAAACCGAAGTGGGCCttataggaccaaagtggactgaagtAGATTAAATAAGACCAAATAAGACGaaagtggacagaatggaccaaataggaccaaatttgaaaaattgaaacgATGAAATTATAAGCCAGTTACATTTCTAGttacattttttatgaaagCATAAATAGTAGTGAAACCTAGAGTTCAAGTATAAAAACGAGTCCGCCtagtattaaattaattataaaagaaacagaaaattcCATATAATATTTCTCAGGATTAGGGAAGATTACATTGCTCAACATCGTGTTTCATTTACGTAGAACTAGCCTTTTTTAGTGAGAGGTACTAATGTCGAtgttcaggttttttttttaatttttttatatggaaGCCAATGTTCAGTTGAATGGCTTGCATGAGCAAGAGTATCAAGGCAATGGTTtgtgcttataaaaaaaagggcaGTGGTCTGTGCAACaagatattaaattaatttttgtgtaaAGTTcgttatattttcttaaatattgTATATTAcacataagatttttttttttgtgagagagtttcaacctatgatatCTGTTTCTAATGATAActatttatcatcagaccaagaagtcaatcaatttttggtgtaggagAGAATttaaccccaaatctcttatataaCTATCatagactttactagttgaactaactgAAATCTACCACATAAgattctcaattaaattcaatcatttgaatttattaataaatgtagcacatctttttgaaaaaataattaaattcaactatataatttattagtCAAAACAATCCTAcgaaatgattaaatttaatttggataaaataaaaattacagtTCCAACAAATTGTAGTTaaacttgtatatatatatatatttgggttaGGGAAAGGTCCATTATGGCCAAGCCCATCTGATCCAAGTCCAATACATAAATTCTGTTTAAATAGCAGTTTTCATGTCTTTCAAAAGACAATgttcaaaacaaccaaaaaaatgagGGCTTTTGAATTTATCAGGAGTTACTGCTTCGGACTGGTTTGTGGGTTTCGAGTTTTTGCTCATTCATAGTGTGGAGATTAGCCTTTCGCGGACGAAGACAGAGAGatcagtcttttttttttttccgaggTTGGTTTTCCATTAAAACTATTCATATGTTATGTATTGGCTTGTGAtttattcttttgaattttgatcattgattctttcaattattttgtagttacataaaataaaataaaaaaagtttgtgaatGAGTCGTGTTTGATTATGAATGTGGGTTTTTGATATTGTTGTTCATTTTGACTTGATTTTCGAAAATACAAGCAACCCAGGTAGTTAAATAGGtgctttttttgggtttctggATTCAGACATTCTAAAACGCTTAGTGTTTGTAAGTAATGAATTGAGAGTATTTTTTGATGGGTTATACTCTGACTGTTTATATATTAAGCTGTCTGTTAGTtggagtactttttttttctttctttcttttcttgattgGGTTCTGAATATTGAATGTGCTATCTTGACTATAGATAATGGATTCTAGCCAAAGCTCTGTATTGGAAAATGATTTGAGTGTTGTCATAGTTGATCAACATGAGAAGGCTCAAGTTGAACCTACTCATGGAAGTCCAAGCAGATCAAACACTCCGAGTAGACATGACAAGCAAAATGTAGAAGTATCAAAAGTTGGCATGAAGTTTGATTGTGATGATAGTGCATATGAATTTTACAAAGAATATGCTCAACGGATTGGCTTTAGTGTTAGGAAACAATTTGTAAAGCGAGCAAAGACGGGACAACTTAAAAGGAGAACATTTTGTTGCTCAAAAGAGGGTGAGCGAAGTGTTGACAAACGCCGAGAACAAGTATCTTTTCGCCGCCCAGTTTCACGAGTGGGTTGTTTAGCACAAATGACTTGTCAACTCCAAAAGGATGGTATGTTAGAAGTTGTTTCTTTTCATGAACAACATAATCACGAGCTTGCTTCTTCGCCAATAAAACATATGTCAAGATCAAAGAGAGAAATTGCACCTGCTCAAAAAGCCAT
It encodes:
- the LOC142624841 gene encoding uncharacterized protein LOC142624841; this encodes MVTRSQSSLDSVQIDEKSSIELKDLAQQLIHRSEQLELEGKVSPASSEASVNRMVSTKLQKKWIAFGGKGFHWLKFALAVFALRAMSKSTWERKVDVYKKWGLSENDIFLAFGRHPWCMMASEETIMRVMDLLVNKRGMDSSLFIKCPGLVSLSLEKRLIPRGFIFQGLLSKGLVKKDFNIYPLFECPERTFVQKYIMPHKEEASELQKLYKEKMDSLK
- the LOC142625659 gene encoding uncharacterized protein LOC142625659 produces the protein MFNCLCKTILNGEKHINSRSPTLIHKLGFLQNPSLSLKYYVSSTSNQQPFAVSYLINSLGFTPEAAFSASKYVHFEISEKADAVVKFLKNRGFSQTQISNLVRRRPGVLTCNPEKTLLPKMEFFSSKGIPSPDLAKMFTVFPDLFKRSLEKQIIPSFDLFKSLLQSEDKTLQAIQRCPGMFTYYLETYVVPNINTLRESGVPESIVISILQKQPRSFRVNPVQFREAVEEVKEMGFNPSTMKFAKAVHAVRSMSKSTWERKLNVYKKWGWTEDEVSMAFRNHPWCMTVSEEKLMRVMDFLVNKMGMESSLIQKRSILVSLSLEKRLIPRGLVLQVLLSKGLVKKNFKMHAYFECPEKTFLQKFVMFHEEEASELLKLYKGSLDSSK